Proteins encoded by one window of Venturia canescens isolate UGA chromosome 2, ASM1945775v1, whole genome shotgun sequence:
- the LOC122405979 gene encoding inactive pancreatic lipase-related protein 1-like produces the protein MLVLLLVCSVLVISTLGSPAGADPIRTNIGGGFGEEKIQGDGNFAGGHRAPKTRPMDEEYAMFKEGLMMENDEGELVELTLGDEGGVIALENILSSNLDNRVFYRLYTRKNPKEYQPLWIDDQSSLSRSNFNADKPTHFVTHGWINSGDSPACTDIRDAYLKNGDFNVIVLDWSTFTLGPYGRAVLHVTQVGQHVAKMIDFLQSKARLDTKKTTLVGHSLGAHVMGLAGYYSKGTINYVVGLDPALPLFYFADEGHRISNKDANHVQIIHTNAGLLGYMSAIGHSDFYPNGGSMQLGCLLDVTGACSHARSWKFFAESINSQRGFYGKPCTSYLSYIIGRCTIGPVSMMGGSLIDLAGTGNYFLSTSAVAPFAKGP, from the exons ATGCTGGTCCTCCTGTTGGTCTGTTCCGTGCTGGTAATCTCCACCCTCG GGTCTCCCGCTGGAGCAGATCCGATAAGGACCAACATTGGTGGCGGCTTCGGCGAAGAGAAGATTCAGGGCGATGGCAATTTTGCGGGGGGTCATCGCGCTCCGAAAACGAGGCCAATGGACGAAGAATACGCGATGTTCAAAGAGGGACTTATGATGGAGAACGACGAAGGTGAATTGGTCGAGTTGACCCTCGGCGACGAAGGCGGAGTCATCGCgctggaaaatattttaagcTCGAACCTCGATAACCGAGTGTTTTACCGTCTCTACACCaggaaaaatccaaaagaatatCAACCACTTTGGATCGACGATCAAAGCAGTTTGTCTCGCAGTAATTTCAACGCTGATAAGCCCACCCACTTCGTGACCCACGGCTGGATCAACTCCGGAGACAGTCCAGCCTGCACTGACATCCGGGATG CGTACCTAAAGAATGGCGACTTCAACGTGATAGTACTCGACTGGAGCACGTTCACTTTGGGACCGTACGGAAGGGCAGTGCTCCACGTGACCCAGGTTGGTCAGCACGTCGCAAAAATGATCGACTTCCTGCAGAGCAAAGCTCGTTTGGATACAAAGAAAACCACTCTCGTGGGCCACTCCCTGGGTGCCCACGTGATGGGCCTGGCCGGTTACTACTCCAAAGGAACGATCAACTACGTAGTCG GCTTGGATCCGGCACTTCCGTTGTTCTACTTCGCCGACGAAGGTCACAGGATATCGAACAAAGACGCTAATCACGTTCAAATAATCCACACGAATGCCGGTCTCCTGGGCTACATGTCCGCGATCGGTCACTCGGATTTCTATCCCAACGGTGGATCGATGCAGCTCGGATGTCTTCTCGACGTCACTGGAGCCTGTTCCCACGCTCGTTCGTGGAAATTCTTCGCAGAATCGATCAATTCCCAAAGAGGATTTTATGGGAAACCTTGTACATCTTACCTCTCGTATATTATCGGGAGATGCACGATCGGGCCAGTCTCGATGATGGGTGGATCGTTGATTGACTTGGCCGGTACGGGCAACTATTTCCTTTCGACTTCCGCCGTAGCACCCTTCGCCAAAGGACCATGA